A window of the Brassica napus cultivar Da-Ae chromosome C5, Da-Ae, whole genome shotgun sequence genome harbors these coding sequences:
- the LOC106355339 gene encoding putative F-box protein At1g64540 yields the protein MDVLLIEMIKKFTRDGPVIFPALKSLFTGDIVIGTTNYINLIIMCPVLEELFIRNDEGDNPPSWIRRLQSYCLKRLVIYFHVPKYRKVYEDEVAVMAPNLTYFEYSGYVSSFYMLSRMRSLVEAKLDLRLWELTIRYDDDYEDGHRSVNGFNVIFGNTTFLLDVISRNVKTLHLSPHSLEVSFSLPPH from the coding sequence ATGGATGTGTTGTTGATTGAGATGATTAAGAAATTTACTAGGGATGGTCCTGTGATTTTCCCTGCTCTCAAATCACTTTTTACCGGCGACATTGTGATTGGTACCACCAATTATATCAACCTCATCATTATGTGCCCTGTCCTGGAAGAATTGTTCATACGTAACGACGAAGGAGACAACCCGCCAAGTTGGATTAGACGTTTGCAAAGTTATTGCTTGAAGCGACTTGTGATTTATTTCCATGTTCCCAAATATAGAAAGGTTTATGAAGATGAAGTTGCGGTCATGGCACCTAATCTTACTTACTTTGAATATTCTGGGTATGTCTCCAGTTTTTATATGTTGTCGAGAATGCGCTCGCTTGTCGAAGCTAAACTAGATCTTCGACTGTGGGAGTTAACCATCCGTTATGATGATGATTATGAGGATGGACACCGTTCAGTGAATGGTTTTAATGTTATCTTTGGTAATACTAcctttctccttgatgtcataAGCCGCAACGTTAAGACCCTTCATTTGTCTCCTCATTCTCTAGAGGTTAGTTTCTCTCTACCTCCTCATTGA